From Hymenobacter sedentarius, a single genomic window includes:
- a CDS encoding M1 family metallopeptidase, with protein MRNFFRLLRTSRTAGVCGLLALAGPRLAAAQTTNSGTDKFAQLETLLPTPNSYRTASGAPGKDYWQQRADYDIHVTLDDAKQAIRGRETITYTNRSPDVLPYLWLQLDQNLFAKNSITKATQVGQLQEKVSFQTLELLLNDFDGGFKIESVTGAGGKALQTVTNYTMMRIDLPTPLRPGQSFSFHVKWHYNVNGYRTNREGYEYFPEDKNYIYEIACFYPRMAVYSDNQGWQHKQFLGNGEFTLPFGDYRVSITAPADHVVAATGTLQNASQVLTVAQQKRLEQAKKATKPVLIVSQQEAVKAEAGRATGTKTWTYAAKNVRDFAWASSRKFLWDAMQIRQNGQPVMCMSYYPKEGNPLWGQYSTEAVAHAIKTYSKFTIPYAYPVAISVHGPVNPGGMEYPMISFNEGRPEKDGTYSAQTKYSMISVIIHEVGHNFFPMIVNSDERQWTWMDEGLNSFVQLLTEQEWERDFPSPRCGPGVAAAYMRTDKSLQTPIMTNSESVLQFFNNAYLKPATALNILRETVMGRELFDHAFKTYAQRWAYKHPTPADFFRTMEDASAVDLDWFWRGWFYTTDHCDISLEGVKAYQASTADPAVEKARAQQLLATAAPSLSAQRNATDIKSTAIDEKPELKDFYNSYNPLAVTDADQQRYTTYLGTLTDEQRQRLGDSQNFYELSLRNVGGLVMPVIVQMTYADNTTEVQTIPAEIWRKNNAQVTKIIVTKQPVVSFVLDPFQQTVDTDVSNNAFPRQPAYSRFELFEQQQAAAPNPMQSAAQTLGSPRQTPEPKPVGGTR; from the coding sequence ATGCGAAATTTCTTCCGTCTTCTCCGCACCAGCCGCACTGCCGGCGTGTGCGGGCTGCTGGCCCTGGCAGGCCCCCGGCTCGCGGCAGCCCAAACCACCAACTCGGGCACCGACAAGTTTGCGCAGCTCGAAACGCTGCTGCCCACGCCCAACTCCTACCGCACGGCCAGCGGGGCCCCGGGCAAGGACTACTGGCAGCAGCGCGCCGACTACGACATCCACGTCACGCTCGACGACGCCAAGCAGGCCATCCGCGGCCGCGAAACCATTACCTACACCAACCGCTCGCCCGACGTGCTGCCCTACCTCTGGCTGCAGCTCGACCAGAACCTCTTCGCGAAAAACTCCATTACCAAAGCTACCCAGGTGGGCCAACTGCAGGAGAAGGTGTCTTTCCAGACGCTGGAATTGCTGCTGAACGATTTCGACGGCGGCTTCAAGATTGAAAGCGTGACCGGCGCGGGCGGCAAAGCGCTCCAGACGGTGACCAACTACACCATGATGCGCATCGACCTGCCCACGCCCCTGCGCCCGGGCCAGTCGTTTTCCTTCCACGTGAAGTGGCACTACAACGTCAACGGCTACCGGACCAACCGCGAAGGCTACGAGTACTTCCCCGAGGACAAGAACTACATCTACGAAATCGCGTGTTTCTACCCGCGCATGGCCGTGTACTCCGACAACCAGGGCTGGCAACACAAGCAATTTCTGGGCAACGGCGAGTTCACCCTGCCTTTCGGCGACTACCGCGTGAGCATCACCGCCCCGGCCGACCACGTGGTGGCCGCCACCGGCACGCTCCAGAATGCCAGTCAGGTGCTGACCGTGGCCCAGCAGAAGCGCTTAGAGCAGGCCAAAAAGGCCACGAAGCCCGTGCTGATTGTCAGCCAGCAGGAAGCGGTGAAAGCCGAAGCCGGCCGCGCCACCGGCACCAAGACCTGGACGTATGCCGCCAAAAATGTGCGCGACTTTGCCTGGGCCAGCTCGCGCAAGTTCCTCTGGGACGCCATGCAAATCCGGCAGAACGGCCAGCCGGTCATGTGCATGAGCTACTACCCCAAGGAAGGCAACCCGCTCTGGGGCCAGTACTCAACGGAAGCCGTGGCCCACGCCATCAAGACGTACTCGAAGTTCACCATTCCCTACGCCTACCCGGTGGCCATTTCGGTGCACGGCCCCGTCAACCCCGGCGGCATGGAATACCCGATGATTAGCTTCAACGAAGGCCGCCCCGAGAAAGACGGCACGTATTCGGCCCAAACCAAGTACAGCATGATTTCGGTGATTATCCACGAAGTGGGGCACAACTTCTTCCCCATGATTGTAAACTCCGACGAGCGCCAGTGGACGTGGATGGACGAAGGGTTAAACAGCTTCGTGCAGTTGCTGACCGAGCAAGAATGGGAGCGCGACTTCCCGTCCCCGCGCTGCGGGCCCGGCGTCGCGGCGGCCTACATGCGCACGGATAAGAGCCTGCAAACGCCCATTATGACCAACTCGGAGTCAGTGCTGCAGTTTTTCAACAACGCGTACCTTAAGCCGGCTACGGCCCTGAACATCCTGCGCGAGACAGTGATGGGCCGCGAACTCTTCGACCACGCCTTCAAGACCTACGCCCAGCGCTGGGCCTACAAGCACCCCACACCGGCCGACTTCTTCCGCACCATGGAAGACGCCTCGGCCGTGGACCTGGACTGGTTCTGGCGCGGCTGGTTCTACACCACCGACCACTGCGACATCAGCCTCGAGGGGGTGAAGGCCTACCAGGCAAGCACCGCCGACCCGGCCGTGGAAAAGGCCCGCGCCCAGCAGCTGCTGGCCACCGCCGCGCCGTCTCTCTCGGCCCAACGCAACGCCACCGATATCAAGTCCACGGCAATCGACGAGAAGCCCGAGCTTAAAGACTTCTACAACAGCTACAACCCGCTGGCCGTGACGGACGCCGACCAGCAGCGCTACACCACCTACCTGGGCACGCTCACGGACGAGCAGCGCCAGCGACTCGGCGACTCGCAGAATTTCTACGAGCTGAGCCTGCGCAACGTGGGCGGCCTCGTGATGCCCGTGATTGTGCAAATGACCTACGCCGACAACACGACCGAAGTGCAGACCATCCCGGCCGAAATCTGGCGCAAGAACAACGCGCAGGTCACCAAAATCATCGTGACCAAGCAGCCCGTGGTCAGCTTCGTGCTCGACCCCTTCCAGCAGACGGTCGATACGGATGTGAGCAACAACGCCTTCCCCCGGCAGCCGGCCTATTCCCGCTTCGAGCTGTTCGAGCAGCAGCAAGCCGCCGCGCCCAACCCCATGCAGTCGGCGGCCCAAACGCTGGGCAGCCCCCGGCAAACGCCAGAGCCGAAGCCCGTGGGCGGAACCCGTTAA
- a CDS encoding ATP-binding protein: MRFFILLALLGLSAVSAALAQTTAQRLVRYRYYEANPDSLRRVLATQRTDTARLRLLQHLGDGDNFASPAEERAEHGELARLAHRLRRPEAPAYRLYAAGLTLAEAKAPPAQQLDTARAALAAFDRLGRPAPGVLDLIGGLLGLLEPPEARRAFYQAKAAYYRRREMPQNLYVCYRMLGGYYTSRGDYNQGISYILRAADQGRAYNRYHQFNELGVAGSYYAEWGNPAKALHYLRQGLALQHALPHLNGYTWDAYPNWAIAQAYRQLGDYPAALRHANLSMVDTPTDTTRSYAALVPRVQAYGRVVKSAVLLDLGRVAEAGPLLAYAQHLADSLHLGLKNPSLRYMELDATWARYYAARGEPARAETAWLAAYGQARATKVVPLRLAYLRALADFYAQQGQTAPAGRYARTALALSDSLGARQGAFHVAQYEAEQATEAQNARIAALRETQLLEAARARRQRLLLGVTLAGLALLAGLGFVLWRSNRLKQRANDQLNRLHAAVTAQKGELEAQRDQLDASLTDLRATQAQLIQKEKMASLGELTAGIAHEIQNPLNFVNNFSEVSAELCEEARELLAATSLPAPEKEELTELLADLGQNQAKISQHGQRAAGIVRGMLEHSRTSAGERAPTDLNRLCEEYLRLAYQGLRVKDNSFHPELTTDLAPDLPLVSVVSGDVGRVLLNLFSNAFYAVQQRQQTGEDGYRPTVSLTTARVNGHVKIRVGDNGTGMSEAVQAKIFQPFFTTKPTGEGTGLGLSLSHDIIAQGHGGSLTVDSQEGQGTTIHVGLPLSGPA, from the coding sequence ATGCGCTTCTTTATTTTGCTGGCCCTGCTGGGGCTGTCGGCCGTTTCGGCGGCGCTGGCCCAAACGACGGCCCAACGCCTGGTCCGCTACCGCTACTACGAAGCCAACCCCGACTCACTGCGCCGGGTGCTGGCCACCCAACGCACCGACACAGCCCGCCTGCGCCTGTTGCAGCACCTGGGGGATGGGGACAACTTCGCCTCCCCGGCGGAGGAACGCGCGGAGCACGGGGAACTCGCTCGGCTGGCCCACCGGCTCCGGCGGCCCGAGGCTCCGGCCTACCGGCTGTACGCGGCCGGTTTGACCCTGGCCGAGGCAAAGGCGCCCCCGGCCCAACAACTCGACACGGCGCGGGCGGCGCTGGCCGCGTTTGACCGGCTGGGACGACCCGCGCCCGGGGTGCTTGACCTAATCGGGGGGCTGCTCGGGCTGCTCGAACCCCCCGAGGCGCGCCGGGCGTTCTACCAGGCCAAGGCGGCCTACTACCGCCGGCGCGAAATGCCGCAGAATCTGTACGTGTGCTACCGGATGCTGGGGGGCTATTACACGTCGCGGGGGGATTACAACCAAGGCATCAGCTACATCCTGCGGGCGGCCGACCAAGGCCGCGCCTACAACCGGTACCACCAGTTTAACGAGCTAGGCGTAGCCGGCTCCTACTACGCGGAATGGGGCAACCCGGCCAAGGCCCTGCACTACCTGCGCCAAGGGCTGGCCCTGCAACACGCGCTGCCGCACCTGAACGGCTATACCTGGGACGCCTACCCGAACTGGGCCATCGCCCAGGCCTACCGCCAGCTGGGCGACTACCCCGCCGCCCTGCGCCACGCCAACTTGTCCATGGTGGACACCCCCACCGACACGACCCGCAGCTATGCGGCCTTGGTGCCGCGGGTGCAGGCCTACGGACGGGTGGTCAAAAGCGCCGTGTTGCTCGACCTGGGACGCGTGGCCGAGGCCGGGCCCCTGCTGGCGTACGCCCAGCACCTAGCCGATTCGCTCCACCTGGGCCTGAAAAACCCCTCCCTCCGCTACATGGAGCTGGACGCCACCTGGGCGCGCTACTACGCCGCCCGCGGCGAGCCCGCCCGGGCCGAAACGGCCTGGCTCGCGGCCTACGGCCAGGCCCGCGCCACTAAGGTGGTGCCGCTGCGCCTGGCCTACCTGCGCGCGCTGGCCGACTTTTACGCCCAACAGGGACAAACGGCGCCGGCCGGCCGCTACGCCCGCACCGCCCTGGCCCTGAGCGACTCGCTCGGTGCCCGGCAAGGCGCCTTTCACGTGGCCCAGTACGAAGCCGAGCAGGCTACCGAAGCCCAGAACGCGCGCATCGCCGCCCTGCGCGAAACCCAGCTGCTCGAGGCCGCCCGCGCCCGCCGCCAGCGCCTGCTGCTCGGCGTCACGCTCGCCGGGCTGGCCCTGCTGGCGGGCCTGGGGTTCGTGCTCTGGCGCAGCAACCGGCTCAAGCAGCGCGCCAACGACCAATTGAACCGGCTGCACGCGGCGGTCACGGCCCAGAAAGGCGAGCTGGAAGCCCAACGCGACCAGCTCGACGCTTCCCTCACCGACCTGCGCGCCACCCAAGCCCAGCTCATTCAAAAGGAAAAGATGGCGAGCCTGGGCGAGCTGACGGCCGGCATTGCCCACGAAATCCAGAACCCGTTGAACTTCGTCAACAACTTCTCGGAAGTGAGTGCCGAGCTGTGCGAGGAAGCCCGGGAGCTGCTGGCCGCCACGAGCCTGCCCGCCCCCGAAAAAGAAGAGTTGACCGAGCTGCTGGCCGACCTGGGCCAGAACCAGGCGAAAATCAGCCAGCACGGGCAGCGGGCGGCCGGCATTGTCAGGGGCATGCTCGAGCACAGCCGCACGAGCGCCGGCGAACGCGCGCCCACGGACCTCAACCGCTTGTGCGAGGAGTACCTGCGCTTGGCCTACCAGGGCCTGCGCGTCAAAGACAACAGCTTCCACCCCGAGCTCACGACCGACTTGGCGCCGGACCTGCCGCTGGTCAGCGTGGTGAGCGGCGACGTGGGCCGGGTACTGCTGAACCTGTTCAGCAACGCCTTCTACGCCGTGCAGCAGCGCCAGCAGACCGGCGAGGACGGCTACCGGCCCACGGTAAGCCTGACGACCGCGCGCGTGAACGGGCACGTCAAAATCCGGGTAGGGGACAACGGCACGGGCATGTCCGAGGCGGTGCAGGCGAAAATCTTCCAACCCTTCTTCACCACCAAGCCCACGGGCGAGGGCACGGGCCTGGGCCTATCCCTCTCCCACGACATCATCGCCCAAGGCCACGGCGGCTCTTTGACGGTCGACAGCCAGGAAGGCCAGGGCACCACCATCCACGTGGGCCTGCCCTTGAGCGGACCGGCCTAA
- a CDS encoding serine hydrolase, which translates to MLLSHSWCRLLACLISLPALAQTAPPVTAPLDVAALDAVVARTLTAFDVPGMAVAVVKDGQVVLSKGYGVSSLKTRAPVDANTLFGIASNTKALTAAALGLLVDEGKLRWDDKVTAYIPEFQLYDANVTAEFTVRDLLTHRSGLGAGAGDLLLRYPDSTNFSIQEVLHNLRYIKPVSSFRSQYAYNNSLYLVAGEVVARVAKQPWTTFVETRLLQPLGMRRSAASFARLPDPTNVAEAHTPVEGRVQVLRRDLESTTDPTGALLSAGGIYSSANDLSQWVRMLLGGPGGPAPLLKPATQRELWTPQTLVPVSAWPTPYPTHFAAYGLGWRLNDVRGYQQVWHTGGNPGMVSQITLLPELHLGIVVLTNQASRDAYTAVTNQIEDHYMGVSGRDRVQELRDPANVLAAAEAQRTTAVWQQVATTQKSVLKRPDYAPYRGRYHDALFGDMSVYEQGAQLWVKAARSRRLMGQLLPYRDHTFVVRWNDRSIPAAFALFTLGAQGRATAIKLNNIAGPRNIFQDLDLQRAPETPPGK; encoded by the coding sequence ATGCTCCTTTCCCACTCCTGGTGTCGGTTGTTGGCCTGCCTTATTTCGCTACCTGCGCTGGCCCAAACCGCCCCCCCCGTTACAGCCCCGCTCGACGTGGCGGCCTTGGACGCCGTGGTGGCCCGCACCCTCACCGCCTTTGACGTGCCCGGCATGGCTGTGGCCGTGGTCAAGGACGGACAAGTCGTGCTCAGCAAGGGCTACGGCGTCAGTTCGCTCAAAACTCGGGCGCCGGTGGATGCCAACACCCTGTTCGGCATTGCCTCCAACACGAAGGCCCTTACCGCGGCGGCACTGGGGCTGCTCGTGGACGAGGGTAAGCTGCGCTGGGACGACAAGGTAACCGCCTACATCCCGGAATTCCAGCTCTACGATGCCAACGTGACAGCAGAATTCACCGTGCGCGACCTGCTCACCCACCGCAGCGGTTTGGGCGCGGGCGCGGGCGACCTGCTGCTGCGGTACCCCGACTCGACGAACTTCTCCATCCAAGAGGTGCTGCATAACCTGCGCTATATTAAACCGGTGTCGTCGTTTCGCAGCCAGTACGCCTACAACAACAGCCTGTACCTCGTGGCGGGCGAGGTAGTGGCGCGGGTGGCGAAGCAGCCCTGGACCACATTTGTCGAAACCCGTCTGCTCCAGCCGCTGGGCATGCGCCGCAGTGCCGCCAGCTTTGCCCGGCTTCCCGACCCGACCAACGTCGCGGAGGCGCACACGCCGGTCGAGGGCCGGGTGCAGGTCCTGCGGCGCGATTTGGAGAGCACCACCGACCCGACGGGGGCCCTGTTGAGCGCCGGCGGCATCTACAGCAGCGCGAACGACCTAAGCCAGTGGGTCCGGATGTTGCTGGGCGGGCCGGGGGGGCCGGCGCCCTTGCTGAAGCCCGCGACCCAACGCGAGCTGTGGACGCCGCAAACCCTGGTACCCGTCAGCGCGTGGCCGACGCCTTACCCCACCCACTTCGCGGCCTACGGCCTGGGCTGGCGGCTGAACGACGTGCGCGGCTATCAGCAGGTGTGGCACACCGGGGGCAATCCAGGCATGGTGAGCCAAATCACGTTGCTGCCCGAGCTACATCTGGGCATCGTCGTGCTCACCAACCAAGCCAGCCGGGACGCTTACACGGCCGTGACCAACCAGATTGAAGACCATTACATGGGCGTAAGCGGCCGGGACCGGGTGCAGGAACTGCGCGATCCGGCCAACGTGCTGGCGGCCGCGGAGGCCCAGCGCACCACGGCCGTGTGGCAGCAAGTGGCGACTACTCAAAAATCGGTACTTAAGCGGCCGGACTATGCGCCGTACCGCGGCCGCTACCACGACGCGTTGTTCGGGGACATGAGCGTCTATGAGCAGGGCGCTCAGCTTTGGGTGAAGGCCGCGCGCTCCCGGCGCCTGATGGGGCAGTTGCTGCCCTACCGGGACCACACCTTCGTGGTGCGCTGGAACGACCGCAGCATCCCCGCCGCCTTTGCCCTGTTCACCCTCGGTGCGCAAGGCCGGGCCACCGCCATCAAGCTGAACAATATTGCCGGGCCCCGCAACATCTTTCAAGACCTGGATTTGCAACGGGCGCCCGAAACGCCTCCGGGGAAGTAA